The Misgurnus anguillicaudatus chromosome 23, ASM2758022v2, whole genome shotgun sequence sequence ttttcagctcccctatagttaaacacttgatttttaccattttggaatccattcagccaatctccgggtctggctgtaccacttttagcgtagcttagcacaatccattaaatctgattagaccattagcatcacgccaaaaaataaccaaagattttcgatatttttcccatcCAAAACTTGACTATTCTGTacttacattgtgtactaagaccaacattAAGTTGTGATTtgctaggccgatatggctaggaactatactctcattctggcgtaataattaaTGACTTTGCTTCcataccatggctgcaggaggcgcaataatattacacagcagctgaaaatagtcccctgctattgaaagttattaAGGGGATTATTTTTGGGCACAGCGTAATTtaattgcgcctcctgcagccatgttacagcagcaaagtccttgattgttacgcaagaatgagagtatagagTATTTAGCTatgcagggaaagagttaagaaataTATTACTGGTATCTGGTGGTAACATTACTATTTGTCTTTTCTGTTTCTGTCTTTTAGATAAAAAACCAAAACAGCCAAAGGGAAAGAGCATCCGTGCTTTTTTCCGTAGAACAGTCCAGGCTATACAGCATGCCTGCTGTATCTGCCAAAATGAGGATGACCTGGAGTCATCTGATTCAGATGATCCTCAGCCAGGTCCATCCAACCTGCTGTCAAGTACCCGTGAAGATCCAACTGATTTGCAGAAAGGTCCATCTGGACTCAAGCATACGGGTTTTCAAGAACCAGCCTATTGCCTGGCTGATTCTTTTTCCTTGGAAAAAACAGAAATCCAAGAAGAGACTGATCGTAACCAAGGTCTATTCGACCCGGCGGAGCTTCGTGCTCAACCCGATCAGGCTTTTTGTAAGCCGGGCCCTTTCGGCCCGCACGGAGCCCGTGAGCGAGATAGTCCCTTCGGACTTGAGCGAGCGCGCCATGAAGAACCAGCCTATTGCCTGGCTGGTTCATTTTCCTTGGAAAAAACAGAAATCCAAGAAGAGACTGATCGTAACCAAGGTCTATTTGACCCGGCGGAGCTTCGTGCTCAACCCGATCAGGCTTTTTGTAAGCCGGGCCCTTTCGGCCCGCACGGAGCCCGTGAGCAAGATAGTCCCTTCGGACTTGAGCGAGCGCGCCATGAAGAACCAGACTATTGCCAGTCTGGTTCATTTACCTTGGAGACAACAACAGAAATCCAAGAAGAGACTGATCTTGAACAAGGTCCATCCGACCCGGAGCCGCAGGCTCAACCAGATCAGACTTATTGTAAGCCAGGCCCTTCCAGTCTGCAAAGTGCCCGTGCGCAGAATAAGCCCTTCGGACTCAAGCCAGTGCTCTTTCAAATACCAGGCAGTCCATCGGGCCTGCAGTCAAGTGGCCATGACGATTCCCAACCTGCTAGTGAgtttacttttgttatgttcTGTTTTTTATTGTCAGCTTTATTTTTCTCTCTTGTCAACTGCTCTTTCCTATTTGTTTAAACCTGTGCCCAGTGACTCTAATAAGTGTATTTATACACTATATGTTTATGTAATACCTTCCCCTTGTATTAAGTATATAATGTGTTATTCTGAAGGACTCTTGATTCAGCACAATGACTCTTGAGCTTTTCCTTTCATCTTGTCCTGATTTCCAGTGTAAAGAAATATTTAGGGTTTTTTTAATGGTTGTCCTGCTGTTTCACTCGTACTTGATCCCAAACATTCATCTTGTTTATGATGCTATTAGCTGATTAGCATTGGACGTACTGAACAACTCGCATTACATGAATTTTTattctgtctgttttattataagCAGCACTGCTATTGAAGACAAAAAATGCCTTATGTTCATTTTGTATTGATTGTTTTTCAGGTGCATTTACCATGCTTTATACACTAGAAAAACAGATAGGAAGAGGTGGCTTTGGTACAGTTCATGAGGGCTATCGAAAATCCGATGGCAGAAAGGTAAAACTGCTCTTCATCAAACAGCACAATGTGACATAACATATAAATCCATGTTGAGTGTTTTGATCTAAATATGTTTATATCAGTTATAGTTTGATGTTACTTACAAATGATTACTTTCCCTTATAGGTCGCCATCAAATTTATTGAGAAGGCGTGGCACTCAATTAGCTTTTTAATGAAAATGGTaagttagcaagatttttaatatatataaaatttaaaattgaGATGTCTTTGGCTCTGTTGAAGCACATAAGATGCTCTTTAGGACATATTTCAGATAACATGAACCATCAGGTTTTGTCCATATCACCACGAGGGGGCCAAACTaaataacacaaacaaaaatcagttgttgagtaaatacataaataataagTGTTCATTGTCTACTTAGCTAAACCCAATTCACAATAATAagcctatcatttttttttattatttgttaaaaGATTAAATAGTTTTAAGCAACGTAACCTCTGAGGAATAATCTGTTGTTAAAACACTGAAAACTTTAAAGATCATTCAGCTACACAGGGGAAATTGACAGAGCTCAAGCTGAAACAAGACTTAATATCAGCAGGGCTTTTCAATAGTTTTAGGATGTTTTTCTCTTTGTCATGTGGATGTATAATGACTGATCCGCTCTGATGCGGTAATCACAGACATCAGATTCGAAGCAGAACACACATACAGAAAATTACTCTGCAAATAACTGCAGTTTTATagttcaaacagagatggcgatagtgAGGCAAAAGTTACAGAATGCAGCtgtaataaatgcataaataaagaCCCCACTTTATCTTAGTAAAAGTGCATGAAAATGATATATCTCCACTATTTTCAGCTAACCTCTTTTAATGCTTTTGTACTAGCCTGGACATGCCAAGCCTCTTTGTTCAGAAGTGGCAATAAATCTGATGCTGCTTCATCCGAAGAAAAGCCCCTACATTGCGGAAATGTTGGACTGGTTTGAAGAGGAAAATCAGTTCATCATCGTTTTTGAGTTTCCTCATCCCTGCATGAATCTTCTTGAGTTTGTCCAGAGAAATGGAGGTCCTCTGTCAGAAGTCCAGGCACGTCAATTAATGCGCCAAGCATTGCTCGCCTGTATACACTGCATTGACAGTGGTGTCTTTCACGGAGATTTAAAGCTCGACAACATGCTGGTCAACACGGACACGATGGAGCTGAAATTGATAGACTTTGGACTCAGCAAACTTGTGAAAGATTGTGAGAGACCAGGCGAACCATTTAGTGGTGAGTTGACTTTCTGTATTGTTTTCTTGGAAGCACACTACTGAAGTttataattacatttacttttgaATAATGAAATATTTTCTAACCTTTTGTTTATGTTACAGGGCTATATTTTGCTGATGAAGAGATGAGGCATGCTTTGGctattttaatgttcaaaatGTTGCATGGACAAATGTTTAGAGGCAGAACCACTGATGGCACTGCTATGATATCCAAAGGTAAGAGAATGGCACTAACAATCAATTCATTGTTAAACGCAAGCAAAGCTTCTGTACAATCATGGAAAGTTCTAACCTGATGCAATTTTCTAAGTTTTAATTCGAAGAAATTGCTACTTAAACTTCAAAATGTCAACATTGATTAATGTTTCTGTATAGTACATAATTCAGAAGCTTATATAAGATTGTATGTATATTTGCCAAAACCTAAATGTCTAATTAATGCTCTTGCCTACACTTGCGAATACAGAGTGTCAAGACTTGATGTCTCTGTGCCTGGACTTCCATGATGAAAAGAGGCCAACATTGAGAGAATTCTTACAACATAAATGGTTCGATGAGGAATAAAGGTCAGGAGCAGATCATATTTTTCAGAAATTTTATACATTAGGTCATCAAAGACAGACCTTTTCAAAGGAAAGAAAACTAAAGTAAAATGCTAAATACAAAGTTCTTTACATTTCTTGATTTAGCAGATCCACAAATTGACTCCAGCGATTGAGAAGAGAGACAGAAGAGACAGAAGAGAAAAAATACAacagaattattaaataaatgtattcattatCAAAGCACATAGTCGTTGTATAAACCAAAAGATAAAGTGAGGAAGAAGTAAAGAAGTAGTATACAAATTTGTCCTATCTGCATGCTTTTATGCATTGCACTGTTGGTAGTTTATTGGCTGATTAGTGGAggtgttattaaaaaaagtgttttgtaaGTGTAGTTGTTAGTTAGATGACAATTGGTAGAattcacaaataaattaaagttgatttacaaatgaaaatactcgttaaaaaagtaagtaatgCAGCTCACAGTACTGTAATGTATATAGACAAATTCTATGTAACACCCACTTTCATTGTGTTACACCCATTATGATACTGCTGTTTATTATTATCAAATTAGTATATCTATACACTATAACTTAGTTATTACTACTAAGTGGGAGTCAATCCTCGTTGTTTTAGTACGCTAAGCATTTTACAATGTTCTGTTAGGTCCTCGCTCTAAATGTAAGTGTAAAGcaaaatgtgattggttgaagcTAGAACGTGTCTCATTGGTCAATGCAATGCGGAAGCTACGCCAATTGGCTGTAGTAGACCGTAGTGATGAACTGCTAAcaaaagttaaagtaacaaagtattttcatttttctgtcCCTTTTACATTTAGTGATCAAAAGTACATCCATTTAGATAAGAAgcaaattttaaattttattttataattaaatattataatatagtTTAACTTGCACAATGCCTACCGCACCAGAGTTCATTTgacaccagtaagtatggttTATTTGGCTAGTGTGATCATTCAGTGCTGTAACAGGGTATGGTACACTTAAGTGTATGCTGGTATGCTTTGCAGAGGTGGTCTCTGGCACGGTCCATTTTGATTCGGAAGAGGCGCATAATGCGCATGATTTCAACAACAGCTAATAAGTCATACATTGATAATTACGATTAAATCCATCACACATATCTTCAcgttttcttcaaaacaatcacATCTTGTACATGTAGTGTAGTGTGAGTGCAGACCAGCAAGGGAGTGGGGACGATTGCACTACGCTTCGGCCCAGTCAAGCATAATGTAAGTGCCCCCCAAAATGTTTGTGTGTCACAAAATAAGTCACAGAGCAAATGATATTCAATCACATTTCACTCTAAAATTTTTGATCAGGTTGGGATGTCTGCCAACGTGATGCCTTGCCAGTCTTGGCGTGTTGAAGTCTCTCACAGATGGTCCAGAAGTCAATCTTAGCTTTCATTAGTAATTAACTGCACAAGAGGCTGTTTGACCAACACGCACCAGTCAGTTTGCTTTGTTTAGCGTGTCATTTTGGGGGGTTGAAA is a genomic window containing:
- the LOC129454332 gene encoding uncharacterized protein; the encoded protein is MPKSNDQLKSGVSLPGAVMEDEWMPPAVRQNTILSASARGLVTSSGLGGAQRRLNISRPAAGHMRFTLPGAVEDDEECSPTAVRQNTILSASACGLVTGSSVGDAQRRLNISTPAAGHMRWALPGAVEEDECRGADVRLNNIMSPSARGFVTSSGVCDGRRKSNISTQAAGHVNLPLPGAVDDEECSRAAVRQNTILSTSACGLVTGSSARDVRQRSNSSTPAASQESITPPRAAKKEERRKKKADKKPKQPKGKSIRAFFRRTVQAIQHACCICQNEDDLESSDSDDPQPGPSNLLSSTREDPTDLQKGPSGLKHTGFQEPAYCLADSFSLEKTEIQEETDRNQGLFDPAELRAQPDQAFCKPGPFGPHGARERDSPFGLERARHEEPAYCLAGSFSLEKTEIQEETDRNQGLFDPAELRAQPDQAFCKPGPFGPHGAREQDSPFGLERARHEEPDYCQSGSFTLETTTEIQEETDLEQGPSDPEPQAQPDQTYCKPGPSSLQSARAQNKPFGLKPVLFQIPGSPSGLQSSGHDDSQPASAFTMLYTLEKQIGRGGFGTVHEGYRKSDGRKVAIKFIEKAWHSISFLMKMPGHAKPLCSEVAINLMLLHPKKSPYIAEMLDWFEEENQFIIVFEFPHPCMNLLEFVQRNGGPLSEVQARQLMRQALLACIHCIDSGVFHGDLKLDNMLVNTDTMELKLIDFGLSKLVKDCERPGEPFSGLYFADEEMRHALAILMFKMLHGQMFRGRTTDGTAMISKECQDLMSLCLDFHDEKRPTLREFLQHKWFDEE